Below is a window of Shewanella khirikhana DNA.
CTTCAGCACCGGCGTAATGGCGTTGGTGGTGCAGGATGCGGCAGAAACGATTGTGTCTTCATCGAGAATGTCGTTATCGTTTACGCCGAATACGATGTTCTTGATGTTACCTTTGGCAGGTGCCGTCAGCAGCACCTTGGCAGCGCCTGGACTCTTGAGGTGCAGACCCAGACCCGCTTCATCTTTCCACACACCGGTGTTATCAACGACCAGCGCATTGTTGATGCCATACTTGGTGTAATCCACTTCTTCCGGGCCGTTGGCATAGATGATCTGGATGTAGGTACCGTTGGCGATGAGGGCGTTGTTTTCTTCATCGATTTCCACAGAGCCATTGAATGGACCGTGAACAGAGTCGCGGCGCAGCAGGCTGGCACGTTTCTCCAGATCGCCGGCACGGCCGCCACGGATAACGATGGCGCGCAGACGCAGCTTGTTACTGCGGCCGGTGCGTTCAATCAGCAAGCGGGCCAGCAGACGACCAATACGGCCAAAACCGTACAGTACTACGTCTCTTGGCTCTACTTCATCGGCATGGTCGATGGCGCTGGCCAGTTCGTGGGCCATGTAGGCCTCGATTTCACTGGCGTCGCTGTGGTTGCGCCAGTAATTTACGGCGAGCTTGCCGATATCCACTTTACACTGCTTAACTGCCAGCTTGCTCAGGGCCTCAATAAAAGGGAAGCTTTCGCGCAGACGCAGTTTGTCACCTACGTGGCGACGCACCAGACGGTGAGCCTTAATGATTTCGATGGTAGAGGCGTTCAGCAGAGGCTTGCCATAGACAACAACTTCTACACCTTGGTTGCGATACAGTTTACCCAGCAGAGGTTGCATAGCCTCGGCCATTTCAAATCGTTCTTGCCAGCTTTGCAGGTGTTTATCAGCACTCATGTACAGATCCTTTATCTCACTTTTCTATATTTATTTACAGAAAGGTTTGAGTAACAAACAGAAACGACCATAATCAGTTTAGTATAGGGTCGGGCTCCGATTTTGGTCGGCGCTATTGTAATGAAACTTGCTCCGCCTTACCAGTAAGATATTTTCGCTAAGCGTGTAATTTTATTAGAGAAAATGCCGTGAAAAGCCACTCCACCCGTTCTTTTTTTGTAATGTTTACATCATTTATTGCCTTTTCCTGCGGATTTGTGCTTTTTGGCTGCGATAATGACCGTAACACAGACGCTATTTGTAAAAATAATCCCGAACTTTGCGAAGATCTGCACCGCGACAGTTGGTGTCGCTATGAAAAAGGCGACCTTATTCGTCAGCGCTTCATTTTAAAAAGCACCCCTGAGCCCAGCGGCAAACAAATTTACGACCAATTGCGCTTCCTGGAGGTCTATTCCAAATGCATTGAGCTTGCCGCTGGTGTGCAGCATAAAGTGAATGTGTCGCGCACCAACGACAGGATGCGCGCCTTTGGCATAAGCGTTCAAAACCTAGAAGAATTACAGGAGTCCACCAAGGGCGCCACCGACCCTCACCTCGCCTACTATCACTGGTCACGCTTCAATGACGCCAAGGCGCTTGATGTGCTGTTGAAGGCCGAGGCCGATGGCCAGGTCGACGACCCGGAATTGCTGTCAAAACTCGCGATTTACTACCTGAAGACTGACGCCGCCAGGGCGAGAACCTTGTATCTTGATGTTTTGGCGCACACCGATGCGGCTCACTCAGATCCCGATTGGCTGTTGGGGCTGGCAACCGCCTCGCGTAACCTGCACGATTTGGAGTCGAGTTATCTCTATTCACGCGCCAATGTGTTTTTAACCGGTCAGGCGGTGAACGAAGCACAAATGCATGCGCTGGTGAAAGGC
It encodes the following:
- a CDS encoding glyceraldehyde-3-phosphate dehydrogenase, with the protein product MSADKHLQSWQERFEMAEAMQPLLGKLYRNQGVEVVVYGKPLLNASTIEIIKAHRLVRRHVGDKLRLRESFPFIEALSKLAVKQCKVDIGKLAVNYWRNHSDASEIEAYMAHELASAIDHADEVEPRDVVLYGFGRIGRLLARLLIERTGRSNKLRLRAIVIRGGRAGDLEKRASLLRRDSVHGPFNGSVEIDEENNALIANGTYIQIIYANGPEEVDYTKYGINNALVVDNTGVWKDEAGLGLHLKSPGAAKVLLTAPAKGNIKNIVFGVNDNDILDEDTIVSAASCTTNAITPVLKAINDKYGIENGHVETIHSYTNDQNLIDNYHKADRRGRSAPLNMVITETGAAKAVAKALPVLAGRLTGNAIRVPTPNVSMAILSLNLNAETSKDDINNYLLDVALHSPLQNQIDFTNSTEIVSSDLVGSRYAGVVDSEATIADGKRAILYVWYDNEFGYSCQVVGVMQKMLGLNHLSLPVSE
- a CDS encoding DUF2989 domain-containing protein yields the protein MFTSFIAFSCGFVLFGCDNDRNTDAICKNNPELCEDLHRDSWCRYEKGDLIRQRFILKSTPEPSGKQIYDQLRFLEVYSKCIELAAGVQHKVNVSRTNDRMRAFGISVQNLEELQESTKGATDPHLAYYHWSRFNDAKALDVLLKAEADGQVDDPELLSKLAIYYLKTDAARARTLYLDVLAHTDAAHSDPDWLLGLATASRNLHDLESSYLYSRANVFLTGQAVNEAQMHALVKGDKQLIAMLDEQAQALADAIKSGNFAGSSIEKTLRAKAAPAAAKSAPEHEIPAPDGQ